The DNA window cccaggttataccagctgtacatatataattatatacaggagatgaccaggttataccagctgtacatatataattatatacaggagatgcccaggttataccagctgtacatatataattatatacaggagatgcccgggttataccggctgtacatatataattatatacaggagatgcccaggttatacctgctgtacatatataattatatacaggagatgcccaggttataccggctgtacatatataattatatacataagatgcccaggttataccggctgtacatatataattatatacaggagatgcccaggttataccagctgtacatatataattatatacaggagatgcccaggttatagcagctgtacatatataattatatacaggagatgtccaggttataccagctgtacatatataattatatacaggggatgcccgggttataccagctgtacatatataattatatacaggagatgcccaggttataccagctgtacatatataattatatacaggagatgcctgggttatagcagctgtacatatataattaaatacaggcgatgcccaggttataccggctgtacatatataattatatacaggagatgcccgggttatagcagcaTACTTTTTTttgtccttggtttctctttgtcttatggccagtgtgaacatgagctcacaagctccatgtgtatcatctcatactccagctcacttttttgtttttatgtagtttttttgaattcagtacaaatagggtgtgcgcccccttctcagcgagctgggcatttcattctgtgcatcccctgactgtgtgtcctgttgggacccggtcactctcagcccttagccacattgaggcctattttagacccatggtaaggttttaatattagagagtgtaggtactatcccaactgggtacaccttggcgttggtgggatagctttatgctttttttgatcaaaaaacagtgtttactaagtaccctatgtctatatgcactatgcttttatttagttacagcagggtatgttttcaccattttttttttttgtccttggtttctctttgtcttatggccagtgtgaacatgagctcacaagctccatgtgtatcatctcatactccagctcacttttttgtttttatatataattatatacaggagatgcccaggttatagcagctgtacatatataattatatacaggagatgtccaggttataccagctgtacatatataattatatacaggagatgcccaggttataccagctgtacatatataattatatacaggagatgcccaggttataccggctgtacatatataattatatacagaagatgctcaggttataccagctgtacatatataattatatacaggagatgcccaggttataccagctgtacatatataattatatacaggagatgcccgggttatagcagctgtacatatataattatatacaggggatgcccgggttataccagctgtacatatataattatatacaggagatgcccaggttataccagctgtacatatataattatatacaggagatgcccaggttatagcagctgtacatatataattatatacaggggatgcccaggttatagcagctgtacatatataattatatacaggggatgcccaggttatagcagctgtacatatataattatatacataagatgcccaggttatagcagctgtacatatataattaaatacaggcgatgcccaggttataccggctgtacatatataattatatacaggagatgcccaggttataccggctgtagatatataattatatacaggagatgtccaggttataccagctgtacatatataattatatacaggagatgcccaggttataccagctgtacatatataattatatacaggagatgcccaggttatagcagctgtacatatataattatatacaggggatgcccaggttatagcagctgtacatatataattatatacataagatgcccaggttatagcagctgtacatatataattaaatacaggcgatgcccaggttataccggctgtacatatataattatatacaggagatgcccgggttatagcagctgtacatatataattatatacaggagatgcccgggttatagcagcaTGCTCTCACCCatccgtccttcctcctcagcaggGGGCAGATGTGCTCTTGGACATAGGCGCCCACCCTCTCGGCCAGTGGCTCCAGCGCGCTCTCCATGCCGTGCTCTTGGCAGTATTTGGCCATCTGCCCGGCTAGCACATATATGGACAGGACCGTGCTCCATGGAATGTCGGCCGGGGGTCCCGAGTGCCTCTTCTGTCGCTCCCAATACCCCTGAACGTTGTCATCTATGGCTTCTATGAGGAAGTCGCAGACTCTGGCCTCTGTCACCCCCTGGAATACTCTGGGCCAGCGCTTGAAGAAGATGGGGAACTTGTCCAGGAGCTGGTCCCCGGCCTGGCGCAAGGTGCGGGCGGCCACCGAGGGTGCAGGCCCATGAGCCCGTCCTGTTACATAGGCAATGTAGTCATGGGCTAATAGATAGGCCTCAGTGACTAGTGGGTCTGTGGGGTTCTCCGCGGCCATCACTACAGGCGAGATGTATTTATAGCCCTGAGATCCCACAACCTCTTCTAAAAATATCCCAAATCATTGGCAGCCTGGGCTAGTATAACCCCTCCATATTCACgatctccgcttgctgtcagtgaatgtgaGCATTTCTGTCATATTCTGCCGGTAAGATCTCCGGTGGAGGCGCACGGTACTGGTAACATGCACccagaatccagcaattaaaaatggtggtggaagggatGGGGGGATGGCACCGCGTGCTGTACTCACCGAGGCTCCGTCATGGCTGTATACTCCCATATTGTGACACCCAGTACaggtaaagcccacggctacaggctgcagcccccagccctgcgcttatcttggccatgtatcaaaataagaggaaccgcatgcggcttttttttttttttaactatttaaatgaatatttaaaa is part of the Anomaloglossus baeobatrachus isolate aAnoBae1 chromosome 9, aAnoBae1.hap1, whole genome shotgun sequence genome and encodes:
- the LOC142250741 gene encoding bcl-2-related ovarian killer protein homolog A-like, with the protein product MAAENPTDPLVTEAYLLAHDYIAYVTGRAHGPAPSVAARTLRQAGDQLLDKFPIFFKRWPRVFQGVTEARVCDFLIEAIDDNVQGYWERQKRHSGPPADIPWSTVLSIYVLAGQMAKYCQEHGMESALEPLAERVGAYVQEHICPLLRRKDGWAGFIDHFAPHEDIEMKTLLLCSAVLAVSSALLLTLFLWKKHLSSS